One Pigmentibacter ruber genomic window, TCCTGCCTTTTTTGGAGCTTTTTTAGGGGTAGTGGAGGTATCTTCTCCTAGCAATGCTTTTCTAGAAACAAATTTAAATTCAAAATTTCCATTTTCTTTTAAATGTAAAGCTGCTGCAAACGGGCGACCTTTTTTAGACTTAAAATCGACAATAGGAGGTGTTGACCCTGTAATAATAAATGACTTGTAGTCATCCAAAGTCATTTCTTTTCCACACAATATACGTGGCATTCTTGAAATCAGTTTTTTTACTTTTTTAGGTTTTGCAGGCTTTTTAGGAGCGGCTTTTTTACGTGTTTTCTTTGGTGGACTTTCAGGTTCTTGAGCGTTATCTGTAGATTCTGGCTTTAACGTTTGATCAATTGTACCAAATTCACACATGTATGCCGTTTCTGTTACTTTTATAGTTCCAGGTTTTTTTAGGAACGTTTCAGGTAGAAATTCCTCATGTAATACAACCACATCATAACCAGTTAAGGACTCTTTTGGAGTGCCATCTTGTTCACAGAAAATAATCCCTTTAACTGGAGAAATAGTTAGATATTCTTCATGAAATGAAGTCCCGGTAGAATTACTAAATTCAAAAGGTCCAGCAATTTTGTTTGATAAAACTTCTTCAACCAAACTTCTATCAATATAACGATGATTTTTTTCTTTCCAAATAATAAAGTTACATTCATTCTCTTCTTTTTCTTTTGTATTGACAGCTAAGTTACATTTGTAACCCCAGAAGCCTTCAAAAACTTTACCATTTTTACAAACTGGACACTTTCCTAAGGTGGGATCATTTTTATAAATGGCATCGTATTCAAAAGTTCTTGTTTTTTCTACTACAGATGAAGTAAAATCAAACATTTCTTGCATAAACTCAGATCTTTTTTTCAAACCTTTTTCCATTTTGCGCAGATCGTATTCAATTTCACCTGTTAACTCTACTTTTGAGAGCATATCAATTGGAATGCGACTTAGAACATCAACAAGACGAATTCCCTTGGAAGTAGCTCTTAAAGACTTTCCTGTTCTATTAACATATTCTTTAATAATTAAATTCTCGATAACTTCTGCTCGAGTAGCAGGTGTACCAATGCCTTTGTCTTTTAAAACTTCAGCAATTTCTTCATCAGCAATGGATTTTCCGCAATGTTCCATTAATGAAAGCAATTTTGCTTCAGTTAAACGTGCTGGTGGTTTTGTTGCATTCTGCAATGGAGAAATTTCTTCTGTTTGAACAGGCGTAATTGCTTCTGGATTTTTTTCATTTAATTTAGGTAATTTACTTTCTTCTTCAGTATCCAAACCATAAACTTCTCTCCAACCTGGTTCTTGTAAATCTTGAACGCGGGTTCGAAAATGTTGTTCTCCAACTTTAGTAATTCTTTCAACTTTTGCCCAAATAGCATGGGTCATAAAGGCTGCAAGGAAGCGTTTTAAAACTAAATTGTAGATACGTGCGTCATCACCGTCTAATTTTTCAGTTGGTAATTGTCCAGTTGGAATTATAGCAAAGTGATCGGAAACAAACTTATTATTAAAAATTCTATCTTTATTTAATAAACCTGTTTTTATAATTGTTTTGCAAGCTTTTGTAAACTCAGTCGGAACAGCTGAAAATTCTTTGATGACGTTTGTTACGTTTTCTAAATAATCTTCAGGGAGATAACGAGAATCAGTTCTTGGATAAGTTAACAATTTATGTTTTTCATACAATCGCTGAGCCGCCTGTAATGTTCGTGAAGCAGACATTCCTAATTTTCTATTGGCTTCACGTTGTAGTAATGTAAGGTCAAATAATTGCGGCGCTATTTCTTTGGATTCTTTTCTAACTTCTGAAGCTGTTGCTTGTTTTTTATGTTTCTCAAAATCTTTTAAGATTTCGTTTAATTTATCCTGTGAAAAGATTCTGTCTTCTTTTTCTACGTAATGAATAAGATCGTCTTCATCTAAATTTGGTTTTTTAAAATGTGGGTCAAACCACGCTCCGGAATATTCGTGTGTAGATGTAGAAAATCGACCTTCCAAAGTAAAATACGGTTGAGGGCGATGTTTAAGATGATCTAATTCTCTTTTAGCAATCAGAGCTAATGTTGGGGTTTGCACTCTTCCAACTGACCAAACACCTTTTGTATTTCTAGATTTCAAGCGTTTAGTCACAGCTCTTGTGGCATTCATTCCAATAAGCCAATCACTTTCGGCTCTACAACGGGCTGCGTCACCAAGATTATC contains:
- a CDS encoding DNA topoisomerase 3, which produces MEKASKWLVITEKPSVAGDLAKALGGFEKKSDHYESQQYYITWAVGHLLELLEPEELDPKYKRWLLQDLPILPSEFQYKPKKGQTERLQHIKSLAKKSEVVGLINACDAGREGELIFREIYDFCEQNKPSKRLWLQSMTPEAIRNGFKVMKRGNEYDNLGDAARCRAESDWLIGMNATRAVTKRLKSRNTKGVWSVGRVQTPTLALIAKRELDHLKHRPQPYFTLEGRFSTSTHEYSGAWFDPHFKKPNLDEDDLIHYVEKEDRIFSQDKLNEILKDFEKHKKQATASEVRKESKEIAPQLFDLTLLQREANRKLGMSASRTLQAAQRLYEKHKLLTYPRTDSRYLPEDYLENVTNVIKEFSAVPTEFTKACKTIIKTGLLNKDRIFNNKFVSDHFAIIPTGQLPTEKLDGDDARIYNLVLKRFLAAFMTHAIWAKVERITKVGEQHFRTRVQDLQEPGWREVYGLDTEEESKLPKLNEKNPEAITPVQTEEISPLQNATKPPARLTEAKLLSLMEHCGKSIADEEIAEVLKDKGIGTPATRAEVIENLIIKEYVNRTGKSLRATSKGIRLVDVLSRIPIDMLSKVELTGEIEYDLRKMEKGLKKRSEFMQEMFDFTSSVVEKTRTFEYDAIYKNDPTLGKCPVCKNGKVFEGFWGYKCNLAVNTKEKEENECNFIIWKEKNHRYIDRSLVEEVLSNKIAGPFEFSNSTGTSFHEEYLTISPVKGIIFCEQDGTPKESLTGYDVVVLHEEFLPETFLKKPGTIKVTETAYMCEFGTIDQTLKPESTDNAQEPESPPKKTRKKAAPKKPAKPKKVKKLISRMPRILCGKEMTLDDYKSFIITGSTPPIVDFKSKKGRPFAAALHLKENGNFEFKFVSRKALLGEDTSTTPKKAPKKAGNKAKVVKKTKKNTEEATE